A portion of the Vibrio coralliirubri genome contains these proteins:
- a CDS encoding chemotaxis protein CheA, whose amino-acid sequence MSYDLDEDILQDFLVEAGEILELLSEQLVELENNPDDKDLLNAIFRGFHTVKGGAGFLALTELVDTCHGAENVFDILRNGQRSVTSGLMDTMLQALDTVNVQFRAVQDQEPLVPADQSLLDELHRLCKPESADEVAPVEAPAPIIPEPVVAAPEPVIAPEPTAESSNINASSVDDISEDEFERLLDELHGKGGSPTAPSAPTPPPAPAAPQPVADSGDITDDEFEKLLDELHGAGKSPTAASSTPPPPPAPPAASVSAMSEGDDLMTDEEFEKLLDQLHGSGNGPSIEELDAATKPAEVKAVAPQAAPKPQPAAPVAVKAEPKPSAPAKAEVKAPAKKQQAEATVRVDTSTLDTIMNMVGELVLVRNRLVSLGLNSNDEEMSKAVSNLDVVTADLQGAVMKTRMQPIKKVFGRFPRVVRDLARSLKKDIVLEMRGEETDLDKNLVEALADPLIHLVRNSVDHGIEMPDDRVAAGKSRTGKVILSASQEGDHIELAIVDDGGGMDPDKLRAIAVKRGLMDEDAASRLSNKECFNLIFAPGFSSKEQISDISGRGVGMDVVKTAINTLNGSIDIDSEMGQGTKITIKVPLTLAILPTLMVGVAGHPFALPLASVNEIFHLDLSRTNVVDGQLTIIVRDKSIPLFYLQNWLAPKAGIVELRKGHGHVVIVQLGSQRVGFVVDTLIGQEEVVIKPLDKLLQGTPGMAGATITSDGHIALILDVPDLLKQYAAASRI is encoded by the coding sequence ATGAGCTACGATTTAGACGAAGATATTCTTCAGGACTTTTTAGTCGAAGCAGGAGAGATCCTTGAACTCCTATCAGAACAACTGGTAGAGCTTGAGAATAACCCTGACGACAAAGACCTATTAAATGCTATTTTCCGTGGTTTCCATACAGTAAAAGGTGGTGCTGGTTTCCTAGCATTAACTGAGCTGGTGGATACTTGTCATGGTGCTGAGAATGTGTTCGACATTCTACGAAACGGCCAACGCAGCGTAACATCAGGTTTGATGGATACCATGCTGCAGGCGCTAGATACAGTCAATGTACAGTTTCGCGCCGTGCAAGATCAGGAACCTTTAGTACCAGCTGACCAATCTTTATTGGATGAACTTCACCGTCTCTGCAAACCAGAGTCTGCGGATGAAGTGGCACCAGTAGAAGCGCCTGCACCCATTATCCCTGAACCTGTTGTTGCAGCGCCTGAGCCTGTTATTGCTCCGGAACCTACTGCTGAAAGCTCAAACATCAATGCATCTTCAGTCGATGACATCTCTGAAGATGAGTTTGAACGCCTACTTGATGAACTTCACGGTAAAGGTGGTTCACCAACAGCGCCTTCTGCACCAACACCGCCGCCAGCACCCGCGGCACCTCAGCCTGTAGCTGACAGTGGTGATATTACTGATGACGAATTTGAAAAGTTATTAGATGAATTGCACGGTGCGGGTAAGAGCCCAACAGCGGCAAGTTCAACGCCTCCTCCTCCGCCAGCGCCTCCTGCAGCATCTGTTTCGGCGATGTCTGAAGGCGATGATCTGATGACTGACGAAGAGTTCGAGAAGTTACTTGACCAACTACATGGTTCTGGTAATGGACCTTCGATTGAAGAATTGGATGCCGCGACTAAGCCTGCAGAAGTTAAGGCAGTAGCACCTCAAGCTGCGCCTAAACCTCAACCAGCCGCGCCAGTTGCCGTTAAAGCTGAGCCAAAACCGAGCGCTCCAGCAAAAGCTGAAGTTAAAGCGCCGGCGAAGAAGCAGCAAGCTGAAGCGACAGTTCGCGTTGATACATCAACACTGGACACCATCATGAACATGGTGGGTGAACTGGTATTGGTGCGTAACCGACTTGTCAGCCTAGGCCTCAACAGCAACGATGAAGAAATGTCGAAAGCTGTCTCTAATTTAGATGTTGTTACTGCAGACCTACAAGGTGCGGTAATGAAGACTCGTATGCAACCGATCAAGAAAGTATTTGGTCGCTTCCCACGAGTTGTCCGTGACCTTGCTCGTAGCTTGAAGAAAGACATTGTTCTTGAAATGCGTGGCGAAGAAACGGACCTTGATAAAAACTTAGTAGAAGCACTTGCTGATCCCCTGATTCACTTGGTGAGAAACTCTGTCGACCATGGTATTGAAATGCCGGACGACCGTGTTGCAGCAGGTAAATCTAGAACGGGTAAAGTGATTCTGTCTGCCTCTCAAGAAGGTGACCACATTGAGCTAGCTATCGTTGATGACGGTGGCGGTATGGACCCTGATAAGCTTCGTGCTATCGCGGTTAAACGTGGCCTGATGGATGAAGATGCCGCGTCTCGCTTATCAAATAAAGAGTGTTTCAACCTGATTTTTGCTCCTGGCTTCTCAAGCAAAGAGCAGATCTCGGACATCTCTGGTCGTGGTGTGGGTATGGACGTTGTGAAAACAGCGATCAACACACTGAACGGCTCTATTGATATTGATTCAGAAATGGGACAGGGCACCAAGATCACCATCAAGGTTCCACTAACCCTAGCGATTCTACCAACTTTAATGGTCGGTGTTGCGGGTCACCCATTTGCATTGCCATTGGCATCGGTTAACGAGATTTTCCACCTAGATTTAAGCCGCACAAACGTGGTTGATGGTCAGCTGACGATCATCGTTCGCGATAAGTCTATTCCGTTGTTCTACTTGCAAAACTGGCTTGCACCTAAAGCGGGTATTGTTGAACTGCGCAAAGGACACGGCCATGTTGTTATCGTGCAACTTGGTAGCCAACGTGTTGGTTTTGTTGTCGATACGCTTATCGGTCAAGAAGAAGTCGTGATCAAGCCGCTTGATAAGCTTCTGCAAGGCACGCCAGGAATGGCAGGCGCGACAATTACAAGTGACGGACACATTGCATTGATTCTAGATGTGCCGGACTTGTTGAAGCAGTACGCAGCTGCGTCAAGAATTTAA
- a CDS encoding protein phosphatase CheZ translates to MISLEQAKKLVELLENDEQQNADSLVRSIYEDNFSLQDNPMLQEIGSLTRDLHDSLTQFNFDERISVIANDEIPDARDRLQYVIDKTEVAANKTMDAVDRCMPIADNLHECLLQVRPQWNELMHGRIELAQFKALCHRIDGLLVQVEGDSTELRGQLTEILMAQDFQDLTGQIISKVITLVNEVEGRLVEILTVFGANQKEPTPESEKKASIAPEGPIMNPEEREDAVASQDEVDDLLSSLGF, encoded by the coding sequence ATGATTTCATTAGAACAAGCAAAAAAATTAGTAGAGCTGCTTGAGAACGATGAGCAGCAAAATGCTGATTCTCTTGTGAGAAGCATTTATGAAGATAACTTTAGTCTTCAAGACAATCCAATGCTTCAAGAAATAGGAAGTCTGACACGCGACCTCCATGACTCTTTGACTCAATTCAATTTCGATGAACGCATCAGCGTTATCGCAAATGACGAAATCCCTGACGCAAGGGATCGCCTTCAGTATGTCATCGATAAAACGGAAGTTGCGGCAAACAAGACGATGGACGCCGTCGATCGCTGTATGCCAATTGCAGACAACCTACACGAGTGTTTACTTCAAGTAAGGCCTCAATGGAATGAACTGATGCATGGCCGCATTGAGCTGGCACAATTTAAAGCTTTATGTCACCGCATTGATGGATTGCTTGTCCAAGTAGAAGGCGACAGTACTGAACTACGCGGACAATTGACTGAAATCTTGATGGCTCAGGATTTCCAAGATTTAACTGGGCAGATAATCAGCAAAGTTATTACCTTGGTGAATGAGGTGGAAGGACGTTTGGTCGAGATTCTCACGGTATTCGGTGCGAATCAAAAAGAGCCAACTCCAGAGTCAGAGAAGAAAGCATCGATTGCGCCTGAAGGTCCAATTATGAACCCAGAAGAGCGCGAAGACGCTGTCGCATCTCAAGATGAAGTCGACGATTTGTTATCCAGTCTTGGATTTTAA
- the cheY gene encoding chemotaxis response regulator CheY: MKILIVDDFSTMRRIVKNLLRDLGFNNTQEADDGLTALPMLKKGEFDFVVTDWNMPGMQGIDLLKHIRADAELKHLPVLMITAEAKREQIIEAAQAGVNGYIVKPFTAATLKEKLDKIFDRL, encoded by the coding sequence ATGAAAATTCTCATTGTTGATGATTTTTCAACGATGCGCCGAATTGTTAAAAACCTACTTCGCGATTTAGGTTTCAACAACACTCAAGAAGCAGATGATGGCTTGACCGCGTTACCTATGCTGAAAAAAGGCGAATTTGATTTCGTGGTAACTGACTGGAACATGCCAGGCATGCAAGGGATTGACCTGCTTAAACACATTCGCGCAGACGCAGAACTTAAGCACCTTCCAGTGCTTATGATCACAGCTGAAGCGAAGCGTGAGCAGATCATCGAAGCAGCGCAAGCGGGTGTTAATGGTTACATTGTGAAGCCTTTCACTGCTGCAACGCTGAAAGAGAAACTTGATAAGATTTTTGATCGCTTATAA
- a CDS encoding RNA polymerase sigma factor FliA, with translation MNKALTYDQHANHNSQQAFFEKYSVLVKRIAHHLLGRLPPNVLVDDLIQAGMIGLIEAQQNYDGTKGASFETYAGIRIRGAMLDDIRRGDWVPRSVHKNNREISSAIAELEGILNRDPSDAEVAKHMGLSLEQYHSALTDINCSRLVGIEDLGVSDDVISPNEDSQDNTPFQGVADESFRQALIDSIKQLPEREGLVLSLYYDEELNLKEIGEVLGVSESRVSQILSQSMQRLRTKLSAWTQND, from the coding sequence GTGAATAAAGCGCTTACTTACGACCAACACGCTAATCACAATAGCCAACAGGCTTTTTTTGAGAAGTACTCTGTGTTGGTTAAACGTATCGCTCATCACTTGTTGGGGCGATTGCCGCCTAATGTATTGGTTGATGACTTAATTCAAGCTGGCATGATCGGCTTGATTGAAGCGCAACAAAACTATGATGGTACCAAAGGCGCAAGCTTTGAGACGTATGCTGGTATTCGAATTCGCGGGGCAATGTTGGATGACATTCGCCGTGGAGACTGGGTACCGAGATCGGTTCATAAAAACAATCGAGAAATCAGCAGTGCAATTGCGGAATTAGAGGGTATCCTCAACCGCGACCCGAGTGATGCCGAAGTGGCAAAACACATGGGGCTCAGTTTAGAGCAGTATCACAGTGCTTTAACTGACATTAATTGCTCAAGACTGGTTGGAATCGAAGATTTAGGCGTCTCAGATGATGTAATATCTCCGAATGAAGACTCTCAAGATAATACGCCTTTTCAAGGGGTTGCTGATGAGTCATTCCGTCAAGCTTTGATCGATTCGATAAAACAACTTCCGGAAAGGGAAGGCCTTGTGCTTTCGCTTTATTACGACGAAGAACTCAATTTAAAAGAGATTGGGGAAGTGTTAGGTGTCAGCGAATCTCGTGTCAGCCAAATCCTGAGCCAATCTATGCAGCGTTTACGCACTAAGTTAAGTGCTTGGACACAGAACGACTAA
- a CDS encoding MinD/ParA family protein: MNENMIHDQASGLRRLTKPSLTKVIAVTGGKGGVGKSNVTLGMAICMARQGKKVMVLDADLGLANVDIMLGIRSKRNLGHVLAGECELKDAIVEGPHGIKIIPATSGTQSMTELSHAQHAGLIRAFGSLEDEMDILLVDTAAGISDMVISFSRAAQDVVVVVCDEPTSITDAYALIKLLSREHQVQRFKVVANMVRSYREGRELFAKLTLVTERFLNVSLELVACIPLDDKVRQSVKRQKIVVDAFPRSPAALAISSLANKALTWPIPKTPSGHLEFFVERLLNRTEFIEEPFGE; encoded by the coding sequence ATGAATGAAAATATGATACATGATCAAGCTAGCGGCCTCCGTCGCTTAACCAAGCCTTCACTCACAAAAGTTATCGCTGTAACCGGCGGTAAGGGAGGCGTTGGTAAATCTAATGTGACGTTAGGTATGGCTATTTGCATGGCGCGCCAAGGCAAAAAAGTTATGGTGCTAGATGCCGATTTAGGGCTAGCGAACGTCGATATCATGCTAGGTATTCGTTCTAAACGAAACCTTGGGCATGTGTTGGCTGGCGAATGTGAACTTAAGGATGCGATTGTCGAAGGGCCGCACGGAATTAAAATTATTCCAGCGACATCGGGCACACAAAGCATGACAGAACTGTCACACGCACAGCATGCTGGTTTGATTCGCGCATTTGGTTCGCTCGAAGACGAGATGGACATCTTGTTGGTTGATACCGCAGCCGGTATTTCGGACATGGTGATCAGCTTCTCAAGAGCGGCACAAGACGTGGTTGTCGTGGTATGTGATGAACCTACCTCGATCACGGATGCATATGCTTTGATTAAGCTTTTGAGCAGAGAACACCAAGTTCAGCGATTCAAAGTTGTTGCAAATATGGTCAGAAGCTACCGCGAAGGCCGAGAATTATTTGCAAAGTTGACTTTGGTCACAGAGCGCTTCTTGAATGTGAGCCTCGAACTCGTAGCATGTATTCCTTTAGATGATAAAGTACGTCAATCAGTCAAGAGACAGAAAATCGTAGTCGATGCGTTTCCTCGCTCTCCAGCTGCATTGGCAATCAGCTCTTTGGCTAACAAAGCATTGACCTGGCCAATACCAAAAACACCGAGTGGGCACTTGGAGTTCTTTGTTGAAAGGCTGCTGAATCGTACTGAATTTATAGAGGAACCATTTGGTGAATAA
- the flhF gene encoding flagellar biosynthesis protein FlhF produces the protein MKIKRFFAKDMRTALLQVKEELGSEAVIMSNKKVAGGVEIVAAIDGESSPSTASQRLNKPQQPAQSQYTQMAAPAAPAGRRQLDDDKVSLQSNAEGGRSMTKRFANMLKQYSHGADDEPQHRAENEDSLSALLNRQSSTGHKPHSHQSQSNLQSHGHQQSHGNQQSHGNLDSAFARETGLSKLIAEDRRVERPAPRLDPTRYDRGRENTQSKGSDTEMETMREEMTSIRRLLEHQVSGLMWQEVERREPLRAMLIKRLERMGVSAELADQMACYIPEDTKPARAWKALLALVADQISVTQKDILKRGGIVALLGPTGVGKTTTVAKLAARAAMEYGADNVALVTTDTYRIGAHEQLSIYGRIMGCPVRVAKDSSELADVIYQLRNRRLILVDTAGMGQRDVRLSEQLDTLMQESGSVINSYLVLPATAQRKVLQETIEHFRRIPLSGCIMTKLDESLSLGEFISVVIQNALPVAYIANGQRVPEDIVIAQPKYMIAKANELLEKSTENEPHYWNSDSEGL, from the coding sequence TTGAAAATTAAACGATTTTTTGCAAAAGATATGCGAACGGCTCTGCTCCAAGTTAAAGAAGAACTTGGTTCAGAAGCGGTGATCATGTCTAACAAAAAGGTCGCAGGTGGCGTGGAAATTGTTGCCGCTATTGATGGCGAATCCAGCCCGTCGACAGCGAGCCAGAGACTAAATAAACCTCAGCAGCCTGCACAAAGCCAATATACGCAAATGGCCGCGCCCGCAGCCCCTGCAGGGCGACGTCAATTAGACGATGACAAGGTTAGCCTACAGTCGAATGCTGAAGGTGGACGCTCAATGACCAAACGCTTTGCGAACATGCTTAAGCAATACAGTCATGGCGCCGATGATGAGCCACAGCATCGTGCTGAAAATGAAGATTCATTGTCAGCATTGCTCAATCGCCAATCAAGCACGGGTCATAAGCCTCATAGTCATCAGAGTCAAAGCAATTTGCAGTCTCATGGCCATCAGCAGTCTCACGGTAACCAACAGTCTCACGGCAATCTCGATTCTGCATTTGCTCGTGAAACGGGTTTGTCTAAGTTGATTGCTGAAGACCGCAGAGTTGAGCGCCCTGCACCTCGCTTGGATCCGACCCGTTATGACCGTGGTCGAGAGAACACTCAGTCCAAAGGTTCTGATACTGAAATGGAAACGATGCGCGAAGAGATGACCTCAATTCGTCGTCTGTTAGAACATCAAGTTTCCGGATTAATGTGGCAAGAAGTTGAGCGTCGTGAACCGCTCAGAGCCATGCTTATTAAGCGCCTTGAGCGTATGGGTGTATCTGCAGAGCTTGCCGATCAAATGGCGTGTTACATTCCTGAAGATACTAAACCTGCACGTGCGTGGAAGGCTCTGTTAGCTCTGGTTGCAGACCAAATCTCCGTTACACAAAAAGATATTTTAAAACGCGGCGGTATTGTGGCTCTGCTTGGCCCAACCGGCGTGGGTAAAACAACGACTGTTGCAAAGCTAGCTGCACGTGCTGCCATGGAATATGGCGCGGATAACGTCGCACTGGTGACAACTGACACATATCGTATAGGTGCACATGAGCAGTTATCGATCTACGGTCGAATTATGGGTTGTCCTGTAAGAGTTGCTAAAGATTCTAGCGAACTGGCCGATGTAATATATCAGTTACGTAATCGTCGCCTGATTCTGGTCGATACTGCAGGCATGGGACAACGAGATGTTCGCCTATCTGAGCAGTTAGACACATTGATGCAAGAGAGTGGTTCCGTTATCAATAGCTACCTTGTGTTGCCTGCAACCGCGCAACGCAAAGTACTGCAAGAAACAATTGAACACTTTAGAAGAATCCCGTTGTCGGGATGCATCATGACTAAGCTGGATGAATCCCTAAGTCTAGGTGAATTCATCAGTGTCGTAATACAAAATGCATTACCAGTTGCTTACATAGCAAATGGTCAACGAGTTCCTGAAGATATCGTTATAGCTCAGCCAAAGTACATGATTGCTAAGGCTAATGAGCTATTAGAAAAATCTACAGAGAATGAACCTCATTACTGGAATAGCGATTCTGAAGGGCTCTAG
- the flhA gene encoding flagellar biosynthesis protein FlhA, with product MKFSLPFADKLPKIPNRAMPAIGAPVMVLATLAMVVLPIPAFLLDMFFTFNIALSMVVLLVSVYTRRPLDFAAFPTVLLIATLLRLALNVASTRVVLLHGHEGGDAAGNVIEAFGNVVIGGNYAVGLVVFLILMIINFMVVTKGAGRISEVSARFTLDALPGKQMAIDADLNAGLIDQDQARLRRFEVTKEADFYGSMDGASKFVKGDAIAGILILFINIIGGLSIGMAQFDLGFGEAIEIYTLLTIGDGLVAQIPSLLLSIAAAMMVTRQNTDEDMGEQLVFQMFDNPKALMITAAILGIMGIVPGMPHFSFLSLAIVAGAGAYYIDKKNKKKAEQPNLPATVEANGEVGSQKELSWDDVQPVDIIGLEVGYRLIPLVDRDQGGELLERVKGVRKKLSQDFGFLIPAVHIRDNLELTPNSYRITLMGVAVGEAEIKPDMELAINPGQVYGMIDGEPTIDPAFGLEAVWIREEQREHAQALGYTVVDSSTVLATHLSQLLTNNASQLIGHEEVQNLLEMLSRSTPKLVEGFVPDQLQLGVVVKVLQNLLNEAIPIRDIRTIVQTLSEYSGKSQEPDILTAAVRISLKRLIVQEINGIEPELPVITLIPELEQILHQTMQASGGESAGIEPGLAERLQTSLSHATQEQELKGEPAVLLTSGVLRSTLAKFVKNTIPSLRVLSYQEIPDEKQIRIVQAVGN from the coding sequence ATGAAATTCTCCCTGCCTTTTGCGGACAAGCTACCTAAAATCCCTAACCGTGCCATGCCTGCGATTGGTGCACCTGTTATGGTACTTGCAACGCTTGCTATGGTGGTGTTGCCCATTCCGGCGTTCTTGTTGGATATGTTCTTCACCTTCAACATTGCACTGTCTATGGTTGTGCTATTGGTATCGGTTTATACCCGCAGGCCTTTAGATTTTGCTGCATTCCCGACCGTCCTGCTGATTGCGACTCTACTTCGATTAGCCTTGAACGTTGCTTCGACACGTGTGGTATTGCTCCATGGTCACGAAGGTGGCGACGCGGCCGGTAATGTGATTGAAGCCTTCGGTAACGTGGTTATCGGTGGTAACTATGCGGTAGGTCTAGTGGTGTTCTTGATTCTTATGATCATCAACTTCATGGTTGTAACCAAAGGTGCGGGTCGTATCTCGGAAGTAAGCGCGCGTTTCACGTTAGACGCTTTACCGGGTAAACAGATGGCAATCGATGCCGACTTGAACGCAGGTTTGATCGACCAAGACCAGGCGCGTCTAAGACGTTTTGAAGTAACCAAAGAAGCTGACTTCTACGGTTCGATGGACGGTGCTTCTAAGTTTGTTAAAGGTGATGCGATCGCTGGTATCTTAATCTTATTCATCAACATCATTGGTGGCTTGAGCATTGGTATGGCTCAGTTTGACCTTGGTTTTGGTGAAGCAATCGAAATCTACACGCTACTGACTATCGGTGATGGTCTGGTTGCACAAATTCCATCTCTATTACTGTCTATTGCAGCTGCGATGATGGTAACGCGCCAAAATACTGATGAAGATATGGGTGAGCAACTTGTCTTCCAGATGTTCGACAATCCAAAAGCCTTGATGATCACCGCCGCCATCCTTGGCATCATGGGTATTGTTCCGGGTATGCCACATTTCTCGTTCTTGAGCCTTGCCATCGTTGCGGGAGCGGGGGCGTATTACATCGATAAAAAGAACAAGAAGAAGGCTGAACAACCCAACCTTCCGGCGACAGTTGAAGCGAATGGAGAAGTAGGCTCTCAGAAGGAGCTCTCTTGGGATGATGTTCAACCTGTCGATATTATTGGTTTAGAAGTGGGTTACCGTTTAATTCCTTTGGTTGATAGAGACCAAGGTGGTGAATTGCTTGAACGCGTTAAAGGTGTGCGTAAAAAGCTGTCTCAAGACTTTGGTTTCTTGATCCCAGCGGTACACATTCGCGATAACCTAGAACTGACACCAAACAGCTACCGCATTACCTTGATGGGTGTTGCTGTGGGTGAAGCTGAGATTAAGCCAGACATGGAGCTCGCGATTAACCCTGGCCAAGTCTACGGCATGATCGATGGCGAGCCGACGATTGACCCTGCCTTTGGCCTTGAAGCGGTTTGGATTCGTGAAGAGCAGCGTGAACACGCACAGGCTTTAGGTTATACCGTTGTGGACTCGTCTACGGTACTGGCGACACACCTTAGCCAGCTGCTAACCAACAATGCATCACAGCTCATTGGCCACGAAGAAGTTCAGAACTTACTTGAGATGCTTAGCCGCTCAACACCTAAGCTGGTCGAAGGTTTTGTACCGGATCAATTGCAGTTGGGTGTGGTTGTGAAAGTGCTACAGAACCTGCTGAATGAAGCGATTCCAATTCGTGACATTCGAACCATAGTCCAAACTTTGTCGGAGTATTCAGGTAAGAGTCAAGAACCTGACATACTTACTGCGGCGGTTCGTATCTCATTGAAAAGATTAATTGTTCAAGAAATCAATGGTATAGAGCCAGAATTGCCAGTGATAACCTTGATTCCTGAGCTGGAACAAATCTTGCATCAAACCATGCAGGCATCCGGCGGAGAATCTGCTGGTATTGAACCTGGTTTAGCCGAACGTTTACAGACCTCCCTCAGCCACGCTACACAAGAGCAAGAACTGAAAGGTGAGCCCGCGGTACTATTGACCTCTGGCGTGTTGCGTTCGACTCTGGCTAAGTTCGTGAAGAACACGATCCCAAGCTTACGAGTCTTGTCTTACCAAGAAATACCGGACGAAAAGCAGATACGTATAGTACAAGCTGTTGGTAATTAA
- the flhB gene encoding flagellar biosynthesis protein FlhB: MAESDGQERTEDATPKRLQQAKEKGQVARSKELASASVLIVGAIALMWFGESMAKALFEAMQRLFSLSRDEIFDTNKLLEIAGGALVNLLFPLFLILITLFVAAVIGAAGVGGINFSMQAAMPKASKLNPLSGIKRMFGLQSWVELLKSILKVALVSGMAIYLIQASQHDLMQLSMDVYPQNIFHALDILLNFILLISCSLLIVVAIDIPFQIWQHADQLKMTKQEVKDEFKDTEGKPEVKGRIRMLQREAAQRRMMADVPQADVIVTNPEHFSVALRYKQNQDKAPIVVAKGVDHMAMKIREIARANDIYIVPAPPLARALYHTTELEQQIPDGLFTAVAQVLAYVFQLKQYRKRGGERPKLQDSNMPIPPDLRH; this comes from the coding sequence ATGGCAGAGTCAGACGGTCAAGAACGCACAGAAGACGCCACGCCCAAACGCTTGCAACAGGCCAAAGAGAAAGGGCAGGTTGCAAGGTCAAAAGAGCTAGCGTCAGCGTCGGTACTTATTGTCGGTGCAATTGCATTAATGTGGTTTGGCGAATCGATGGCGAAGGCTTTGTTCGAGGCGATGCAACGCCTGTTCTCTTTGAGTCGCGACGAGATCTTTGACACCAATAAACTCTTAGAAATTGCCGGTGGTGCACTGGTGAACCTGCTGTTCCCGCTGTTTTTGATACTGATAACTTTGTTTGTTGCTGCCGTCATCGGCGCTGCGGGTGTCGGTGGGATTAACTTCTCAATGCAAGCGGCGATGCCAAAGGCGTCTAAGCTCAACCCACTGAGTGGTATCAAGCGTATGTTTGGCCTGCAAAGTTGGGTTGAACTGCTCAAGTCTATTCTTAAAGTAGCGCTCGTATCGGGGATGGCGATTTATCTGATTCAAGCCTCTCAGCATGATTTAATGCAGCTGAGTATGGATGTGTACCCGCAGAACATCTTTCATGCCTTGGATATCTTGCTCAATTTCATCCTGTTGATCAGCTGTTCACTGCTGATTGTGGTGGCGATTGATATCCCGTTCCAGATCTGGCAACACGCCGATCAATTGAAGATGACCAAACAAGAAGTCAAAGACGAATTCAAAGACACTGAAGGTAAGCCGGAAGTGAAAGGCCGAATTCGTATGCTTCAAAGGGAAGCGGCTCAGCGTCGCATGATGGCTGATGTCCCTCAAGCGGATGTGATTGTGACCAACCCGGAACACTTTTCAGTGGCGCTGCGCTACAAGCAGAATCAAGACAAAGCACCAATTGTGGTTGCTAAAGGTGTCGACCATATGGCGATGAAGATCCGAGAGATTGCGCGTGCAAACGACATCTATATCGTTCCAGCGCCGCCATTGGCGAGGGCGCTTTATCACACCACTGAGCTAGAACAACAAATTCCTGACGGTCTGTTTACGGCAGTTGCACAAGTGCTTGCATATGTTTTCCAGCTTAAACAGTACCGAAAACGAGGTGGTGAGCGACCAAAACTGCAAGATTCTAATATGCCGATCCCACCTGATTTACGTCATTAG
- the fliR gene encoding flagellar biosynthetic protein FliR yields the protein MEYPTSLVLEWLANYFWPYTRISAMLMVMTVTGARFVSPRIRLYLGLAITFAVMPAIPAVPKEIELLSFQGFLTVFEQIVIGVAMGFVTQFMIQTFVMLGQILGMQSSLGFASMVDPANGQNTPVLGQLFMLLATMFFLATDGHLKMLQLVVFSFKTLPIGSGSLTSVDFRELALWLGIMFKTALAMSLSGIIALLTINLSFGVMTRAAPQLNIFSLGFAFALLVGLLLCWYILGGLYSHYELFWMQGEQQICRLIRLDC from the coding sequence ATGGAATATCCAACGAGCCTTGTACTAGAGTGGTTAGCCAATTATTTTTGGCCATACACTCGCATCTCAGCGATGCTGATGGTGATGACGGTAACAGGGGCACGCTTCGTGTCTCCGCGTATTCGTCTGTATTTAGGTTTGGCGATCACTTTTGCGGTGATGCCTGCGATTCCGGCCGTTCCCAAAGAGATTGAACTTCTGTCCTTTCAAGGCTTCCTGACTGTCTTTGAGCAAATCGTGATTGGCGTGGCCATGGGCTTTGTTACCCAGTTCATGATTCAAACCTTTGTTATGCTCGGTCAGATCCTCGGCATGCAATCGAGCTTGGGCTTCGCTTCAATGGTCGACCCGGCTAACGGGCAAAACACGCCGGTACTTGGTCAGCTGTTCATGCTGCTAGCGACCATGTTCTTCTTGGCGACCGATGGTCACTTGAAAATGCTGCAGCTGGTGGTGTTTAGTTTTAAGACCTTGCCGATTGGCAGTGGCTCTCTAACCTCTGTGGATTTTCGAGAGCTCGCATTGTGGCTCGGTATCATGTTCAAAACGGCATTGGCGATGTCCTTGTCGGGCATTATCGCGCTGCTAACGATTAACCTCTCTTTTGGTGTAATGACGCGTGCGGCACCTCAGTTAAACATCTTTTCTTTGGGTTTTGCATTTGCGCTACTCGTGGGTCTGTTGCTTTGTTGGTACATCCTTGGCGGCTTATATAGTCACTATGAGCTATTTTGGATGCAGGGCGAACAACAGATATGTCGTCTAATCCGGTTAGATTGCTAG